A stretch of Sphingorhabdus sp. YGSMI21 DNA encodes these proteins:
- a CDS encoding cobalamin-binding protein gives MSGDLRVVSLLPSATEIAVALGLEPNIVGRSHECDFPNFVRDLPICTSTKLEKGLQSDEIDKRVQEIVRQGLSVYEVDTPLLQSLKPDVILTQSQCAVCAVTPDDLEEALASWIGQKPKLISLAPDNLDDVWRDFRSVGEAVGRTEEAEQAIAELQERLRQLGANKAPPPTVAAIEWIEPLMVAGNWVPELIEIAGGQSLFATAGQHSPWLEWDDLLASDPDKIIFMPCGYQIGQTLAEMPTMVKHPHWPKLSAVKNGEVFLADGHHFFNRPGPRLVESAQIIADTLYADPGDNGDLSKGWIRWTGE, from the coding sequence ACGGTCGCACGAATGCGACTTTCCCAATTTCGTGCGCGATCTTCCGATTTGCACTTCGACCAAGCTGGAAAAGGGCCTGCAATCGGACGAGATCGACAAGCGGGTCCAGGAAATCGTGCGCCAGGGCCTGTCGGTCTATGAAGTCGATACGCCATTGCTGCAGTCATTGAAGCCCGATGTCATCCTGACCCAGTCCCAATGCGCGGTCTGCGCGGTGACGCCGGATGATCTGGAAGAGGCGCTGGCAAGCTGGATCGGCCAGAAGCCGAAGCTTATTTCGCTCGCCCCCGACAATCTCGACGACGTGTGGCGTGATTTCCGCAGTGTCGGCGAAGCGGTTGGGCGCACGGAGGAAGCGGAGCAGGCAATTGCAGAATTGCAGGAACGCCTGCGCCAATTGGGTGCCAACAAAGCCCCTCCGCCAACCGTTGCCGCGATTGAATGGATCGAGCCGCTGATGGTGGCCGGGAACTGGGTTCCCGAACTGATCGAGATTGCCGGCGGTCAGTCGCTCTTTGCCACTGCCGGCCAGCATTCGCCGTGGCTCGAGTGGGACGACCTGCTCGCTTCCGATCCGGACAAGATCATCTTCATGCCCTGCGGTTACCAAATCGGCCAGACGCTGGCCGAGATGCCGACCATGGTGAAGCATCCGCATTGGCCGAAGCTGTCGGCGGTCAAAAATGGCGAGGTTTTCCTTGCCGACGGTCATCATTTCTTCAACCGTCCGGGGCCGCGACTGGTCGAGTCCGCCCAGATCATCGCCGATACGCTATATGCGGATCCCGGCGATAATGGCGACCTGTCAAAGGGCTGGATCCGCTGGACCGGTGAATAA